Within the Rhizobium favelukesii genome, the region GTCGATGCGATCACCGCCGAGATCGGCGCTCGCCGCACCGGCATCCGCATTTCACCTGTGACGCCGGCAAACGACTCCTCCGACCCGCATGCACAGTCCATCTTCACCTACGTGGTCGAAGGCCTGGCAAAGTATGACCTCACCTACATCCACATCGTCGAGGGCGCGACCGGAGGTGATCGCGACTATCAGCAAGGCGACAAGCCCTTCGACTACAAGGCGCTCCGCAACGCCTACGAAAAGGCTGGTGGCAAGGCGAGCTGGATGGTCAACAACGGCTATGACCGCGACATGGCGATCGACGCTGTAGAGAGCGGCCGCGCCGACCTCGTCGCGTTCGGCAAACCGTTCATCTCCAATCCCGACCTCGTCCAGCGCCTCAAGGACAACGTGTCCCTCGCCGGGTTCGACCAGGCAACGCTTTATGGTGGCGGTGCCACGGGATATGTAGACTATCCAACGCAAGTGAAGGCTGCCTGAGCCCGCAAACGCCAACGGACATCCCGCCATCTGGCGGGATTTTCTTTTTCCAGCGCCCTGTTAGCATGACGCCATGTTCTTACCGCACATCAAGCGCTGGCGACTGAGCGTCGACGGCGAACCGATCATCACCCATTCCAGCCACCTGTTGCCCGTTTCCTGGGACGGCAAACCCGCGATGCTGAAAATCTCAAGCGATGCGGCCGAGCGGGCTGGCGGCGCCTTGATGCAATGGTGGGACGGCGTCGGCGCAGCCAGGGTGTACGCGCACGACAGCGAGGCCGTTCTGCTCGAGCGCGCGATGGGCCGCCGCTCGCTTCTGGCAATGGCAATGGACGGCGCCGACGATACGGCAACCCGCATCATTTGCAGCACGGTTGCAAAGCTTCACGCCCCGCGCGAACGCCCCCGGCCCGAGCTCATTCCGCTTGCCCGCTGGTTTCGCGACCTCGCGCCTGCGGCAGACGTTTATGGCGGCATACTGGCTCGGTGCAACCTGATTGCCGCAGCACTGCTTGCCGACAACGGCGATCCCGTCGTCCTGCACGGCGACATCCACCACAACAACATCCTCGATTTCGAACAGCACGGGTGGCTGGCGATCGACCCCAAGGGCCTCATCGGCGAACGCGGTTTTGATTACGCCAACATCTTCGTCAACCAAGACCTTCCGACAACAAGTACTCCCGGCCGCCTGCGAAGGCAGCTTGGCATCGTCGCGACCAAGGCAGGCCTTGAGCCGAAACGCCTGCTGCAATGGATTGCTGCCTATTCGGGCCTGTCAGCTGCCTGGTTTCTCGGCGACGGATCGACGGAACTGGCCGAAAGTCCACTCGCTGCGGCGCGCATTGCGCTTGCCGAACTGCAGCAGGGCTAGCCGCGCCGTCCATCCAGCGCGCCGTGCTCGGATCCTGGCGTCGGACGCCCTGCCGGAGCGAGGCCGGTACAGCGAAGAAACGCCACTATGCTGCAATCCGTCAGAACAACCGTTGGCGTTACGCCTCTTTGGTTTTGCGCGCTTTCGCCTTGGCGGGCGCGTTCTTCTTCAAGTTGTTCTTGTTGTAATCGATAGCGGCCCGGACGAGTTTCTTGAGAGCGGGCTCATTGATGTCATCGCCCTCGAGGAAATCGATGGCGCGCCGCGCGTTGCCTTCGAGGCCCGCATTGAAGAGCTTGGCAGGATCCGGGATGTTCGCCCCATGAGCAAAGGTAAGCTTCACCTTTCCCTTGTGCGCGTTGGCAACGGCGATCATTCCGTCGCGGGACCAGACCGGGCTTCCCATCCATTTCCATTCCTCGATTATCTCCGGGTCGACCTCGAGAATGGTCTTACGGACACTGGCGAACGTCTTGCCGCGCCAGTCTGAGATTCCTTCGATCAATTGATCAATGCGTTCCGATGCATCCATTGTATCCAATTCCTCCAATTCCAACCTTGCGGCAGTCCCTTCACCAACCCTCCAACGATGAGAATGCCTCGTAGCGCTCTCACATTCGTTCACCAGGCAACCGACTTGCCTGTCTCACCCAGTCGGCGAACTGAGCCTCATCGAGCTGGTCGTCTTCACGGATATCGAGGTAACGCACCTCCTTCTGTTTTGACACCCCTGGGGGCACCGGCTCCAGAGAGCTGCCGCGGAAGAAAGCCACCTTGATGTACTTGGTGAAGCAGTGAAAGCTCAGGAACCAGCCCTCACCCTTGATGCCGTAGAACGGCGAGTTCCATTTGACTGCCTTATGGACGTCGAGCACGGTTCGCCCGATGAGCGCATCCAGACGGCGTCCAAGGTCGCTTTTCCAGCCTGGCATGGCGGCGATGTAAGCCTGTACGGGCGCATCGCCTTCGGCTTTGGCAATCTGGGGATTGCCGTCTGAGAGCAGTGTCGGCCTGGTTCCACTCGCTGTCTTGGTCATTGTCCATCCTCTTGAGCCGACCTTGGATATGATCGCTCTTTGAATTGGCGGCCTCGGTCACGCGCGCGCCGTGACGCAGCAACGGCGACACGCTCGACATCAAAGGCTATCCGCAGACGCCTTGGCAATGCAACCCTAA harbors:
- a CDS encoding DUF1801 domain-containing protein, translated to MDASERIDQLIEGISDWRGKTFASVRKTILEVDPEIIEEWKWMGSPVWSRDGMIAVANAHKGKVKLTFAHGANIPDPAKLFNAGLEGNARRAIDFLEGDDINEPALKKLVRAAIDYNKNNLKKNAPAKAKARKTKEA
- a CDS encoding aminoglycoside phosphotransferase family protein — encoded protein: MFLPHIKRWRLSVDGEPIITHSSHLLPVSWDGKPAMLKISSDAAERAGGALMQWWDGVGAARVYAHDSEAVLLERAMGRRSLLAMAMDGADDTATRIICSTVAKLHAPRERPRPELIPLARWFRDLAPAADVYGGILARCNLIAAALLADNGDPVVLHGDIHHNNILDFEQHGWLAIDPKGLIGERGFDYANIFVNQDLPTTSTPGRLRRQLGIVATKAGLEPKRLLQWIAAYSGLSAAWFLGDGSTELAESPLAAARIALAELQQG
- a CDS encoding DUF1801 domain-containing protein; amino-acid sequence: MTKTASGTRPTLLSDGNPQIAKAEGDAPVQAYIAAMPGWKSDLGRRLDALIGRTVLDVHKAVKWNSPFYGIKGEGWFLSFHCFTKYIKVAFFRGSSLEPVPPGVSKQKEVRYLDIREDDQLDEAQFADWVRQASRLPGERM